GCCTCGTTAAATGGGGAGTGACCAGAGGTGGAAGGGGCAGGACCAGAACCTTCGCAAAAGAAAGAGCTAGACCTAGAGCTCTGGTCCTGGCTTGGCGAAGAATGGGAGAGGTCAAAGGTGGGAGCGAGGCCGCTGACTGGTGAGTAGAGCCCCACCAGAGCAGATGAGCTGGAAGTGCAGCAGAGTTAGAGCCTGGGCTGGACTGTCGGTGGGGTAGAGTCTAAGTTGTTTCCGGTCTGAGCCTTCAAGTTGCTGGGCTGTCCTTGGCGTGGCGAGTCCCAGGAGAACCAGTGAGACAAGACTGGTGGTTCTCAAAGACTCATATGTCccttacaggcgcctgcccccgCAACCGATTCGACCACTCCCTAGATTTGGTGAGACTAATTCCaccccattttctttctcctacatgcccactccccacccctcaaTTCCTGAGTCTGAGCCCTTGCTGGGAGCAGACACGTTGGTCACCTTCTCTCCATCCTTCAGCTCTGTCCCCCCCACATAGCTCCACTTGTGAAAACCGAGCCCCAGAGGCCAGTAAAGGAGGAAGAGCCCAAGATTCCAGGGGACCTGGACCAGGAACCGGTAAGGGCATGGGGATGGGAAGGGGATAGCCAGAATCTCTGAGGaaaatggaccaaaaaaaaaaaggcctgaacCCCAAGGAAGACTGTGGAGACCATCttgtcttcctccccttcctcctccagagCCTGCTCTATGCGGATCTGGACCATCTAGCCCTCAGCAGGCCCCGCCGGCTGTCCACAGCGGACCCTGCTGATGCCTCCACCATCTATGCAGTTGTAGTTTGAAGGGAAGCCCTTACTCCAAACCTCCCAAGCTAGGGGATCCCAGCTCCCCAtaatccctctcccctccttggTTCCTCACCTGGAAGAGGAAGGCACCATGGTATAGAAATAAGTGCTAGACTGGGAGTTGGGAGACCTGGGTTCCAGGCTGTCTCTGCCACTGGTCTTACTTCTAAACTTACTCCCATCTCTCCTATAACCTCCATGTCTCCCTCACCACCAGTGTCCTCTCTATACCCAATCAAGCcctagctccttttttttttttttttgagacggagtctcgctctgttgcccaggctggagtgcagtgacaccatctccctcactgcaagctccgcctgccgggttcacaccattctcctgcctcaggctcctgagtagctgggactacaggcgcccgccaccacgcccagctaattttttgtatttttagtagagacggggtttcactgtgttagccaggatggtcttgatctgctaacctcgtgatccacccgccccggcctcccaaagtgctaggattacaggtgtgagccaccgcgcccggcctgattctttaagctgtttttctttgttgctggTGTTTTCTTTTTGGACTCCTCTTCCTTGCTCCATATCCCTACAGTATTTCCCACCATTCTAGGTTtgtccctttctcttcttctgggaCACTCTCATCAACAGTCAGTCCTCAGCCCCCTCCTCTGCAAATGACACTCAGAACTCTCTCTGGCTCAGATCTCAGATTTGGGATTAACAAACTTCCACTTAGACATTCTGCCTGACTGACCTCAGGCATTTCGCACTCTGAATGTCAAACCCAACTCATTGTCATCTCTGAAGCTGCTCACTTAATTCTCCTCTGTATTCTCTTTAACAACCCAGTTGCCCAACCCAGAAACTGGGAGTCACGCAGACCTCCTTTCTCTCTTACTCCCACACAATGAGCCATGAAGTCCAGTCTTTCTATCTTAACATCACTGTCAAACCCACACTGTATTCCATGCCCAGCGCTGCCACGTGAATGTACTCTGCTCACTTCCTTCCTGGATTACCCATAgccccacctcatcctcctacCCTTGCTTTCCTCCCTGAAGTCAGAGAGATCCTACTCAAGAGATAACTGCTCCTGACAGCCCTTATTACAGAACTGAAGTACTCTCCTTAGCTTCAGCTCTGTGCCCACGTGCCTTGGCTTTGGATACAAGGTACTACAGCACTTTGTCCACTCTCCAGGCTTACCTGTGTCATTCCACATGCACATCTTAGAAAATGCCAGCCTTAGAGAATTCTCCCTAGCCCCAAAATGTCTTTGCCCAGTGCAATTCCTTCTTCCTGTATTACCCCTTTCCCTCCTTCACACTatctgcctggctaattcttatttATCCTTAGTTCAAGTATGGCCTTTTCTGGGAAGGTGACCCTCCTTGGCCACCCCTTGCATATACTTTGATGCCCTAGGGCACACCCCCTTTATTTCCCTCATAGAAACAGCCTTCTGTAAATTGTTCCATGACAACCTGTATTTCAATTTGTAAGAAATTTGCATGTACTGTGAGCTCCCCAACGTCAGGAGACTGACCCTTTTGATATCATTGCTAAGCctcattaaatgaatgaatgaaaatgaatgtcCCTGGAagtgtcatttctttttctttatcaaatagGGGTGGACTGGTAATCTACCAGTCTCTGAATCATCTAACATTTAGATAAATTCAGTGAGCAATCCACCCATACACTCTTTTCTCTGCCCTGGACACACTTCCCATGATAGAAATTCTGTCTTGTTCATCTTGTGCTCAAGTACCTATGACATGGTTGGGCAATGAGTTGATAAGTACCTAACAAGATTTTTGAATAAGAGGCCTTCTTCCCTGCACTGACCCCAAACTCAGGTTTCAGCCCTGCCCTATCCCTTTGCCCCAGTAAGACACCAGTCACAGCCCAGTCTAAAAGGTCAATTCTATTTTATTGGTTCTGAGAGGGAGgattcacccagtggatcctttTCCCTacactctcccctcccccaatatTGAGGCTCTCTCCCAACTACTGCCTATTCAGCATTCTCTATCTAACCCTCCTTCCCCTTCTACTTCCTATACTATCCTACCCCTGGCCAGCAGTACCCCAAGGCCAGGCCCTCAGCTGTGGGGGCGTGTGCTGAGCACCAAGCAGAGGGAGCTGAGCCCGGCGCCAGCCTTCTCCAGTTCTGAGCAGGACACAGGTACCAGGGTGACATCAGAGAGCTTCTGCAGTGCCTGCACAGGGAAGAcatggagtggggagaggggagtgagACCTCAGGCTGAGCCAGGCCACTCTTCCAGCCAGCTCAGAGTGGCCCCACCCAGGCTTCTAGAGAAGgtacccttccttcctcccactaGGAAAGCCTGAAACTCTTTTCTCTGATGGTGCTTGGTGTTGGAGTTCCTGCCCTCTCTCACCTCCTGGCTGTTGGGCAGATCCCCACCTCCACGGTGCAGGAGGAAAGGGGGCACACCAGGCAACCCAGGACGAAGAAAGAGACAGTCAGCAGCTGCGTCATCTGGGAGGGTCAGGGAGGCATATGGGTGATCTGTCAGCACTGCCATTGCCTAGAGGAAAGAGGAAGTGTTCGAGTCTCAGAACCTCTCCACAGCTGTGTCTGCCTGCTCAACCACCACTAAGGGCTGGGGACGGACTGACATTTGTGGAAAATAATGACAGCAAGCACATAGAGCTTACGATATGTCAGACACTAAGTACTTTAGTTACCTTTGCTAATTTCCACCTTGGAATCACATGCAGTTATTTTCAACCCCCtaccttccccagcccctcctaTCTGTCCTACCCATCCTTAGAGTCACAGTTTAGGTGCCACCTTTGGGGTTTCCTGAAACTCCGGAAGAGCAAATTAATCACCCCTGTTCCCAGTCCTGCTGTTGTAACTTCTTATTTTCTCCTGTGTTCTTTCATGTAAGATGGACAGCCCATTGAGGGCAGGGGTTAGGGCTAATTTCCTAAGCCTCCCAGCTCCCGGCCTCCCGGGCCCAGAACTGCGCCCACTTTCGTTGGCCCCGCCCCCTCCTCACCCGGACAGCCTTTTGGGCAGCGTCGCTGCTGCCTGCCACAACAGTGCGAGGTCCCCCCATGCCGCAGAGACCGCGCAGGTGGGAGGGACCCGAGACTGGCACAGTGGAGACGGCGAAGTCCTAGGGAGAGCGAAGGGAGGTATTCAGGGGCGCGGGAGGGGTGATGGGGTATCTTCAAACATAGGCTGCTCTCTGCCTCTCATTTCCTCAGCGGGCGCCCAGGCCCTTCCGACCCCCACCTGCACCCCCTCCCTCCCTAGGCTGGTCCCGCTCCGCACCCGGAACGTGTCCGCCACGATCTCAGCTCCTCGGTGATTGGTCCATTTGGAGAGGCCTACGAAAAACTCCCGGCCTGAGTCCGGGAGGCCGCGGAGGTTTGAGGGCGGGAGTGAGTTAGAAACAAGGCTCCAGACGGCCGAGTCTCCCAAACTCTACTTCCCTGTGCCAAGACCTATGCCTCCCCCCAGCCTCACCGGTGAAGAGAACGTCAGTGCCATCCAGCGTCGCGTTCTCGTCTCCTATTTCCACAATTCGGAGCCCCAGGTCTTGCAGGGCTTTGCGGACTCCATCGACCTTAGGATAGGAGAAGAGGGCACGGAGCTGTGACACCCCCATCCTCAATTCTTCCCCAAAGCCCCGACATCCAGTTCCTTCTGCCTTTCCCCATACCACACCCGCGCCACGGCGCTCACCTCTGGCCTACGAGCGGGGCTCCAGGGCCGCGTGATTAGGGCCGTGTCCCCTTGGATCACGGCCGTGTCGCCAAGCAGCGGTCCCAGCGGCAATGACTCCTCAGGTGGCAGTTCTAGCAGCTGTAGCCCCAGTCGTTGCCTCAGTTTACCTCCCAGCACCCCGTGCTCCCTTTGAGCTTTGGCCAGATCCAGAGCGGGAAGGCCAGCCCCCGCACCTTCCCCCGACGCCAGGCTCTCTGGGACTCCCCGGATCAGGGCATGGGAGCAGCGGCCCAGCCCCTCCCCCGGCGTCCCCATCCCATCCACACAGACTCCCCCTCCAACCGCTCGGAtttcttagttttcttgtttcttcacCTGTCtgggagaagaaacagaaaaggaggagacagagaaaaagacatGCAGACAAGGGCGTTGGGGGTGGTTAAGAGCGCCCAGGTCTTCCTCCTGCCATCTCTAGGCGTCCCTCCCACTCCGCCCCACCCACTCCAGACCTTCCGCTCCTGTCGACCTCACTCTACCCAGCACCCTCAGGGGTCAGATTCTTTAAGAGGAGCCTGAGGAACAAGGCTAGGGTCTCTAATCTCCAAAACACCTGTTGCCCCTGCTTGGGGGCTTGTGAGGTCCCTGTCGGGCGCCCCTCTTGGCAGCCACTAGGATGCGCTCACTCCCCAAAAATGCAGCAGCCCCGCCCCCTTAACCCTCAGCTGCTCGCTACCGCAGGGACTGGAAGTCCAGCCCGCGACCCGCAGGGGTTATGGGACAGAAGGAGAAAGCTggagaggcaggggctggggaatGGAAGTCCTGAATACCCGAACGAGAAGGGAGAGAGGTGGGTAGGAAGGGAGGAGTTCGAGCCTAAGGAGTTAAGCATCCTCTCTCCGCCCTGGCTGGTCACGCTGCCCCTAGCGCGACCTAGTATAAACCAGACCGAGTCCCGAAGGACTGGGAGAGGTCTAAAACGAAATGCGAGGGGCGGGGTAACAGGGGGCGTGGTTCCGGGGCGCTGGCACTACTCCCGGCTCCAGGACCCGGTTCCCCGTCTATGTCCCAAAGTCCACCCCGCCTAGCTCCGCGCCCAAATACCGGCTCCCCATACTCTCTGTCTGGTGCAGGCATGGGCCCGGCACCCCCAAACTCCGGCCCCCACACGGTTCAGGGCCCCCCACGCAAGACTCACCTCCAGCGGCCACCCCCACTCCTGTCGCGCTGTGATCTCGGCTGGGGCCCCACCCCCCGAGGACAGAGTTGGTGGAGAAGGGAGTCCCCGTCTTCAAGCCTCGGGGACTGGGAGCTCTGGCTTTTAGCGGGGGTCCTTGTGTAGGCGAGCTCATATACTACGATGGGGCAGGGGCGCGACGGTCTGGCGGCTCCGGGGCATTGTCTAAGCGGGACGGGGCGGGGCTTCTTCGGGCCACGCCCATTCCGCCCTGCTAAGCCTCGCCCATTACATCCAGACTGCGCCCCCCTTGCCAGAAATCGGCACCGCCCAGCGAGCGCTGCCCAGGCCCACCCAGATCTGGCCGGCCCTGGCGACGGGGCTGCAAACGCTTCGTAGACCTCAGAACAGCGCAACGGCGGACCGGCGGACCGGCACGAAACATAGCAGCCCCACCACAAACATTTCCCTTCTTAATTCCTGGCTTCTGCCCTGAGCTCAAGATCACTGACCCACCCCTCATTCCATGTCGCCCACACTTTAAACCCCCATTGCGTAAAAACACTtgatttttattctgtattttattactGAAATATGTTGTCCTACTCATCCCACCCCACAATAAAAATCTGACCCAGGCCCCCCATTTCTTTCCCTCATCCCCTCTTCCACCACACCATCCCGGAACAAGTGCTCCAGGATTCCCTGCCCACTGGCCATTTTGGAGTGTGTCCATTGGGTAGCAATGTGGAAACCACCAGGGCCTTTGTGGAGAAAATGGAGGGGGTTGAGGGAGTCCCAGGAGGGGCTTATTTGAGGGCCTTTGCCACTTGCTCATAGGCGAGCTCGATCTCCTCATCATCTGGACAGGTGGAAGCGAATTCTTCCCGGGCGTAGGCATTGCTCAAGTACCGATGCACTCCCCGGAAGGCCTCGGGGATGGTGAATCCCCGGTACTTCTTACACACCACCTgaggatggggagaggagagggaccAACATGTTAGACCCAGGGAAGCCACCTTGGCTTTCCCTTCTCCCCAGGCCGACATGATAAAACCAGCTCAACTCCTCACTGTCTTGTACTGTCGTTAGCCTTCCTTCTCACTTACTGAAATCCTGGCTTTTAATAACCAGCcatttttcctgagtttttaaaacttgagatataatttacttaTAAAATTCTCCTCTTGAATTTCCACAGTGACTTTTTCCCCCTATACCACTTCAGGCACTGACACAGGTGACTTTTGTCTCTATATTTttcatcagacttttttttttttgagatggagtcttgctgtcacccaggctggagtgcaatggcgcgatcttggctcactgcaacctccgcctcccgggttcaagtgattctcctgcctcagcctcccaaatagctgtgattacaggtgcccaccaccatgtgcggctaatttttgtaattttagtagagatggggtttcaccatgttggccaggctggtctcgaactcctaacctcaggtggtccaccagccttggccgcccaaagtgttgggattataggcgtgagccaccacgcccggcccatctGACTTTTCATCATATATTCTTAACTTTCATGTGAATATTTTATTGTCTCAGATTTCAACCCTTTGAGAGCAAGGCCCAGTCACCATACACTTGTGTATCTTTCAATGCTTAGTACACAGATGTTCACTACATAGTTGTGTGGCAGACTGATGTCAGGCCCATGTTGCACAAACTAAACCATAGCTTTGAGACTATGACAAAAACATGGGAACCAGCAGTTTTGATCTTCCACAAGAGGAAGTGAAGACTGAAGTTATAAAGAAAGTTAAAGCTTTGACTTTAGGAAAAGCCTGCTCTGTCTAATCTGGGAATTTGGCAGTGATACCGAGACAGGAAGAGCATTCTTCAAAAGTAATACTGGGATGTATTCCTCTTTGCTAGTCTGTTTGCACCCATGACTTACATCATGGAATATAATTATCTCAAGCAGTGGTCTTGTTAGCAATGACTGCTGCAAAGGACTGGGGTGGGGTCTGCCATTGGTAGCAATTTATGAAAACCACCCTAAGAAAGAAATCGTCTTTAGAGTGGTTGTCAGGGGAAGCCCATGTGGGAGCTCCTTAAAGGGCCACTCCAGTGGTCATCCTCTCCTCCCGCAATAACCACACACCTGTACTATGTGTAACTTTGGCAACAGGTTGCAGTCAGCCAGGGTGAGCTCGTTGCCATCCAAAAACTTCCTCTGAGAGACACCTTCATCTTCAGCACTGGTTTCATCCACTTCTTCTGGGAGGGGGGATGTTAAGTAATTGTCTAAAACCTTCAGGGCTTTCAGGAGTCCCTTCTCCAGATCTGTGCAAGAGAGGGAACTGATTAGAACTTCAGGAAAAGATTGACATAGTCCGAAAAGGCCCGTTGGGGGTGGATACTAATGGTGAgtccaaaataataatagctaacactcaTGTAGTTACTTTTCTATGTgttattctaagcactttacattttattttatgttagacggagtcttgctccgttgcccaggctggagtgcagtggcatgatcccggctcactgcaacctctgcctcctagattcaaatgattctcctgcctcagcctcctgagtagctgggattacaggtgcctgccaccacaactggctaatttttgtatttttttcagtagagaccagtcatgttggccaggctggtctccaactcctaacctcaggtggtgcgctagcctcggcctcccaaagtgaacaCTTTACATTTTACAAACTCATTTATatcgccgggtgcagtggctcactcctgtaatcccagcactttgggaggccgaggcaggtggatcacctgaggtcgggagttcaagaccagcctggccaacatggtgaaaccctgtctctactaaaaatacaaaaattagctgggcgtggtgatgcacgtctgtaatcccagctactcaggaggctgaggcaggagaattgcttgaacccggcaggcagaggttgcagtgagctgattgcaccactgcactccagcctgggcgacagaacgagactccatctcaaaaaaaaagaaaaaaaaaaatttatatcaaCCCATGAAATAGGTATTGTCATCCTAATTTTGTGGATCTGGAAATGGACTTACAGAGAGGTGAAATGATTGCTCAAAATTATACGGCTAGTTGGATTTGTACTCAGGTAGTCTGGATCTAGAGTGATGACTGTTCTTAAGCATGACCCTATTCTGCCAGAAAACAGGCCAGCAGCCAACTAACGTCCTCAGTGGGGCAGAAGAGGCTAGGGAACAAATGAGAAAAGCTTAAAAGTCTTGGCCAATGAAAATGCAGGGAAATATAGAGGTAAAGCAAAAATGGGAAGCTGGGGGAAATTTACGAACATCTGCTTCATCTCCCTGATATCTGAACGTCCAGGTGCCCCTAATGTCTCCTACCCGCTGGGTCCTCTCTATTCCTCCCAGGACCCAGGCCTCTGACCCACAAGACTCACTGTCATTGAGTGCTGGGTTTGAATTCTTGATGTAGGCAGAAAATTTGGCAAATATGTCCAGCCCAGCTGTGTTGGACTCAGGGTTCAGAGCTGCCAGCTTGGGGTACCTGAAAGCCAATGGGAAAAATGAGGTAAGATGTCTTCCTGGGAGGAACCTCAGCTagctctcctgccccagccccaccaccatctctgttttccatttctgcaaactGTCTGTTTCCCAGAATCTCCCTGCTCCACCTCTCCACTTTCTGAGTGCCCCTATACCTGGGAGGGCACAGCACTGCCTCCAGAAATTCCTCAATCTTGTTGGTGTCTGTGTGCACTTCAGTGCCATACAGCAGGAATGGGAGCTGCCCCCCTGGGCACAGCTTCTGCACTGTCTCGGTCCGCCTGGAGAAAGGATCAGGAATCAGGACTGGAAATGGGGGTCAGGAAGAACCAGAAAGGGGGAATGGAGGACGTGGGATAAGAAAGGGACTCCAGGGGGAGGGCAAAAATGTTCATGACAGAAGGACTCGGGTGGGTGTGTGTTTGCACACATGTGTACACCAGGGGTGTTTCAAGGAACATAAGCAGGCCTACCTTTTGGTGTCAACGGTGGTAACATTGAAGGTGACTCCCTTGAGCCACAGTACCATGAACAGTCTCTGGGAGAATGGGCAGTTCCCAATCTTGGCCCCATCACTGCCAGCCTGAAAAGTAACCCCAACCCAAGGTTATGCCTGATGCACCCCACCCATCCCTAGGCCAGTCCCTGCATTCCCACTCCCAGACCAGCTGTTTTCTGCCTAGTCATGACACATACACTGTCCCCTCACTATGGGCTCTTTGCCCTTGGGCCTGGGTCAAACCTAAGGCAGATCAATGGGAAACTGTTTTGCAAAGGCAGGCTTCTGGTTCCCCAGACACTGAGGACAGGTGGGAGGTAGGTAGAG
This DNA window, taken from Homo sapiens chromosome 6 genomic scaffold, GRCh38.p14 alternate locus group ALT_REF_LOCI_5 HSCHR6_MHC_MCF_CTG1, encodes the following:
- the DDAH2 gene encoding putative hydrolase DDAH2 isoform X1; this encodes MGTPGEGLGRCSHALIRGVPESLASGEGAGAGLPALDLAKAQREHGVLGGKLRQRLGLQLLELPPEESLPLGPLLGDTAVIQGDTALITRPWSPARRPEVDGVRKALQDLGLRIVEIGDENATLDGTDVLFTGREFFVGLSKWTNHRGAEIVADTFRDFAVSTVPVSGPSHLRGLCGMGGPRTVVAGSSDAAQKAVRAMAVLTDHPYASLTLPDDAAADCLFLRPGLPGVPPFLLHRGGGDLPNSQEALQKLSDVTLVPVSCSELEKAGAGLSSLCLVLSTRPHS
- the CLIC1 gene encoding chloride intracellular channel protein 1, translated to MAEEQPQVELFVKAGSDGAKIGNCPFSQRLFMVLWLKGVTFNVTTVDTKRRTETVQKLCPGGQLPFLLYGTEVHTDTNKIEEFLEAVLCPPRYPKLAALNPESNTAGLDIFAKFSAYIKNSNPALNDNLEKGLLKALKVLDNYLTSPLPEEVDETSAEDEGVSQRKFLDGNELTLADCNLLPKLHIVQVVCKKYRGFTIPEAFRGVHRYLSNAYAREEFASTCPDDEEIELAYEQVAKALK